From Spartinivicinus ruber, the proteins below share one genomic window:
- a CDS encoding nucleoside deaminase, protein MDKFMQAAIEEAKKGLKEGGIPIGSVLVHNNKIIGCGHNRRVQKGSVVLHGEMDALENAGRLPASVYRECTIYTTLSPCSMCTGAILLYDIPKVVIGENTTFMGEEALLREKGVVVEVLQESECIDLMVRFIKVSPDLWSEDIGV, encoded by the coding sequence ATGGATAAATTCATGCAAGCTGCTATTGAAGAAGCTAAAAAAGGCCTAAAAGAAGGAGGGATTCCGATAGGTTCAGTCCTTGTGCATAACAACAAAATCATTGGCTGTGGTCATAATAGAAGGGTACAGAAAGGTAGCGTGGTGCTTCATGGTGAAATGGATGCTTTAGAGAATGCCGGACGGTTACCAGCCTCTGTATATAGAGAGTGTACTATTTATACAACTTTGTCGCCATGCTCTATGTGTACTGGGGCTATATTGCTATACGACATCCCAAAAGTAGTGATTGGAGAAAATACTACTTTTATGGGAGAAGAAGCTCTACTTCGTGAAAAAGGTGTAGTAGTAGAAGTTCTTCAAGAGTCAGAATGTATTGATTTAATGGTACGTTTTATTAAGGTATCACCTGACTTATGGAGTGAGGATATTGGGGTGTAA